A part of Amycolatopsis lurida genomic DNA contains:
- a CDS encoding DUF2945 domain-containing protein, whose product MTERFRKGDKVRWNSHGGQAEGEVLKEITSDTEAGGRTVRASKEEPQYLVRSDKSGGEAVHKPEALEKL is encoded by the coding sequence ATGACCGAGCGATTCCGCAAAGGCGACAAGGTCCGCTGGAACAGTCACGGCGGGCAGGCCGAAGGTGAGGTCCTGAAGGAGATCACCTCCGACACCGAGGCGGGCGGCCGCACCGTGCGAGCGTCCAAGGAGGAGCCGCAGTACCTGGTCCGCAGCGACAAAAGCGGCGGCGAAGCGGTGCACAAGCCCGAGGCTCTGGAGAAGCTGTGA
- a CDS encoding glutaminase, which translates to MHLAALLDRIADDVAPEIGRGSVADYIPALARVEPGRFGMAVAEVDGRVHGVGDWETPFSIQSMSKVFTLALALSHGDGVWERVGREPSGNPFNSLVQLENEDGIPRNPFINAGALVVTDELAHHGDAAETLLRFLREESGRADIGIDAEVAASEAAHADRNRALAYFMASYRNMRHPVPAVLDQYVRQCSIAMNCGDVARAAVFLARHGVRNDGTRLLERSAAKRVNAVMLTCGTYDAAGEFAYRVGLPGKSGVGGGIVAIVPGRCAICVWSPGLDPRGNSVAGVAALDRFTTLTGWSIF; encoded by the coding sequence GTGCACCTCGCAGCGTTGCTGGACCGGATCGCCGACGACGTCGCGCCGGAGATCGGCCGCGGCTCGGTCGCGGACTACATCCCCGCCCTGGCCAGGGTCGAACCCGGACGGTTCGGCATGGCGGTGGCCGAAGTGGACGGTCGGGTGCACGGCGTCGGCGACTGGGAGACGCCGTTCTCCATCCAGAGCATGTCGAAGGTCTTCACCCTGGCGCTCGCGCTCTCCCACGGTGACGGCGTGTGGGAGCGGGTGGGCCGCGAGCCGTCCGGCAACCCCTTCAACTCGCTGGTCCAGCTGGAGAACGAGGACGGGATCCCCCGCAATCCCTTCATCAACGCGGGTGCGCTCGTGGTGACCGACGAATTGGCGCACCACGGCGACGCGGCGGAGACACTGCTTCGGTTCCTTCGCGAAGAAAGCGGCCGCGCGGACATCGGGATCGACGCCGAGGTCGCCGCGTCGGAGGCCGCCCACGCCGACCGCAACCGCGCGCTCGCGTATTTCATGGCGTCGTACCGGAACATGCGTCATCCGGTGCCCGCCGTCCTCGATCAGTACGTGCGCCAGTGCTCGATCGCGATGAACTGCGGCGACGTCGCGCGCGCGGCGGTCTTCCTCGCCCGCCACGGCGTCCGCAACGACGGCACCCGGCTGCTCGAGCGGAGCGCGGCCAAGCGGGTCAACGCGGTGATGCTGACCTGCGGTACCTACGACGCCGCGGGCGAATTCGCCTATCGGGTCGGACTTCCGGGCAAGAGCGGCGTGGGCGGCGGAATCGTCGCGATCGTCCCCGGCCGGTGCGCGATCTGCGTGTGGAGCCCCGGACTGGACCCGCGCGGCAACTCCGTCGCGGGCGTCGCGGCGCTGGACCGGTTCACCACCCTGACCGGCTGGTCGATCTTCTGA
- a CDS encoding amino acid permease: protein MDSSLLTEKGESYSKALGNRQVQMIAIGGAIGVGLFLGAGGKLHQVGPSLVLSYALCGIAAYFVMRALGELVLHQPTSGSFVTYARKFIGPWAGFVSGWMYWVNWAMTGIAEITAVAIYVHKWLPDVPQWITALVALGVLIVVNLLSVKLFGELEFWFSVVKVLAIVVFLVTAAGLVLTSADIGGTTAGVHNLTAHNGFFPAGIGIALMTLQAVIFAYSAIEVVGIAAGETKDARKVLPKAINGVVWRIGVFYVGSVLLLAMLLPWPFYNGGESPFVTVFSRLGIPGIGDVMNAVVLTAALSSCNSGLYSTGRILRALADKGEAPKFVGRMSGRHVPYGGILFTSGAYVLGVVLNYLVPKDAFDIAIAIASLGVITTWATLIFCQLRLRQAALRGELERPSYRMPWAPYSGWATLGFLALVVVLMGFSDGAEKIAFYSIPVLVVVLAVGWRIVGKRQRQEVR from the coding sequence ATGGATTCCTCGCTGCTCACCGAAAAAGGTGAAAGCTACTCAAAAGCACTGGGCAACCGCCAGGTGCAGATGATCGCCATCGGCGGCGCGATCGGCGTCGGGCTGTTCCTCGGTGCCGGAGGCAAGCTCCACCAGGTGGGGCCGTCGCTGGTCCTGTCGTACGCGCTCTGTGGTATAGCCGCGTACTTCGTGATGCGCGCTCTCGGTGAGCTCGTGCTCCACCAGCCGACTTCCGGCAGTTTCGTCACCTATGCCCGCAAGTTCATCGGGCCGTGGGCGGGTTTCGTCTCCGGCTGGATGTACTGGGTGAACTGGGCGATGACCGGGATCGCGGAGATCACCGCGGTGGCCATCTACGTGCACAAATGGCTGCCCGACGTGCCGCAGTGGATCACCGCGCTGGTCGCGCTCGGTGTGCTGATCGTGGTGAACCTGCTTTCGGTGAAACTGTTCGGCGAGCTGGAATTCTGGTTCTCGGTGGTCAAGGTGCTGGCCATCGTGGTCTTCCTGGTCACCGCGGCCGGGCTGGTGCTCACCAGCGCCGACATCGGCGGCACAACGGCGGGCGTGCACAACCTGACCGCCCACAACGGCTTCTTCCCGGCCGGTATCGGTATCGCGCTGATGACGCTGCAGGCGGTCATCTTCGCGTATTCGGCGATCGAGGTCGTCGGTATCGCCGCCGGCGAGACCAAAGACGCCCGCAAGGTGCTGCCGAAGGCCATCAACGGGGTCGTCTGGCGGATCGGCGTGTTCTACGTGGGCTCCGTGCTGCTGCTGGCGATGCTCCTGCCGTGGCCGTTCTACAACGGCGGCGAAAGCCCGTTCGTCACGGTGTTCAGCCGCCTCGGGATCCCGGGCATCGGCGACGTGATGAACGCCGTCGTGCTCACCGCCGCGCTGTCGAGCTGCAACTCCGGGCTCTATTCGACCGGCCGCATCCTGCGGGCGCTCGCGGACAAGGGTGAGGCGCCGAAGTTCGTCGGCCGGATGAGCGGCCGTCACGTGCCCTACGGCGGCATCCTGTTCACTTCGGGCGCCTACGTGCTGGGCGTGGTGCTCAACTACCTGGTGCCGAAGGACGCCTTCGACATCGCGATCGCGATCGCCTCGCTCGGCGTGATCACCACCTGGGCGACGCTGATCTTCTGTCAGCTGCGGCTTCGTCAGGCGGCGCTGCGCGGGGAGCTGGAACGGCCGTCCTACCGGATGCCTTGGGCGCCGTACAGCGGCTGGGCGACGTTGGGCTTCCTCGCGCTGGTCGTCGTCCTGATGGGCTTCTCCGACGGTGCCGAGAAGATCGCCTTCTATTCGATCCCGGTGCTGGTCGTGGTGCTGGCGGTCGGCTGGCGGATCGTCGGGAAACGCCAACGCCAAGAGGTGCGCTGA
- a CDS encoding CoA-acylating methylmalonate-semialdehyde dehydrogenase, whose translation MKTIDHWINGAATTAGSTRTAPVYDPATGRARAEVLLAKPSDVDTAVAAAAKTFEAWGDSSLSQRTKVMFAFRELLVKHEDELARIISAEHGKVIDDARGEIVRGREIVEYACGIADALKGGFSDQVSRDVDVHDFRQPLGVVAGITPFNFPIMVPLWMHPIAIAAGNTFVLKPSERVPSASRLVAELYAEAGLPDGVFNVVNGDKVAVDAILEHPDIAAVSFVGSTPIAKYVHDRATATGKRVQALGGAKNHAVVLPDADLEYAANHLTAAAFGSAGQRCMAISIGVAVGSAGDGLVEILERKTAEIKVGPGHEAGNDMGPVVTEAARQRVIDSVALGAEQGATVVVDGRDLRVAGHEEGFFVGPSLLDHVTTEMAAYRDEIFGPVLGIVRVSTLDEAIALINANPYGNGTAVFTGGGEAARRFQREVKVGMIGVNVPIPVPMSYYSFGGWKDSLIGDSPIHGPAGVRFYTRAKVVTTRWPHSTSGFHFPTSS comes from the coding sequence GTGAAGACCATCGACCACTGGATCAACGGCGCCGCGACCACGGCGGGCTCCACCCGCACCGCCCCGGTGTACGACCCGGCCACGGGACGCGCGCGGGCGGAGGTGCTCCTCGCGAAACCGTCCGATGTGGACACCGCGGTGGCGGCAGCGGCCAAGACGTTCGAGGCGTGGGGTGATTCGTCGCTGTCACAGCGGACGAAGGTGATGTTCGCCTTCCGCGAGCTGCTGGTGAAGCACGAGGACGAACTCGCGCGGATCATCTCCGCCGAGCACGGCAAGGTGATCGACGACGCGCGCGGCGAGATCGTCCGCGGCCGCGAGATCGTCGAGTACGCCTGCGGGATCGCCGACGCGCTGAAGGGCGGCTTCTCCGACCAGGTCTCGCGGGACGTGGACGTGCACGACTTCCGGCAGCCGCTCGGGGTCGTCGCCGGGATCACGCCGTTCAACTTCCCGATCATGGTGCCGCTGTGGATGCACCCGATCGCCATCGCCGCGGGCAACACGTTCGTCCTCAAACCCAGCGAGCGCGTCCCGTCCGCGTCCCGGCTGGTCGCCGAGCTGTACGCCGAGGCGGGGCTTCCCGACGGCGTCTTCAACGTGGTCAACGGGGACAAGGTCGCGGTCGACGCGATCCTGGAGCATCCCGATATCGCCGCGGTGTCGTTCGTCGGGTCGACCCCGATCGCCAAATACGTCCACGACCGTGCGACGGCCACCGGCAAACGCGTGCAGGCGCTGGGCGGGGCCAAGAACCACGCCGTCGTCCTGCCCGACGCCGATCTGGAGTACGCCGCGAACCATCTCACGGCCGCCGCGTTCGGTTCCGCCGGGCAGCGCTGCATGGCGATCTCCATCGGCGTCGCCGTAGGCTCGGCCGGCGACGGGCTGGTCGAGATCCTCGAGCGCAAGACCGCCGAGATCAAGGTCGGTCCCGGTCACGAGGCGGGCAACGACATGGGCCCGGTGGTCACGGAGGCAGCTCGGCAGCGGGTGATCGATTCGGTCGCCCTCGGCGCGGAACAGGGCGCGACCGTGGTGGTCGACGGCCGGGACCTCCGGGTCGCCGGGCACGAAGAGGGTTTCTTCGTCGGTCCGTCCCTTTTGGACCATGTGACCACCGAGATGGCCGCCTACCGCGACGAGATCTTCGGGCCGGTGCTCGGGATCGTGCGGGTGTCCACACTGGACGAAGCGATCGCGCTGATCAACGCGAACCCGTACGGCAACGGGACCGCGGTCTTCACCGGCGGCGGCGAGGCCGCGCGGCGGTTCCAGCGCGAGGTGAAGGTCGGGATGATCGGGGTGAACGTGCCGATCCCGGTGCCGATGTCGTACTACTCCTTCGGCGGCTGGAAGGACTCCCTCATCGGGGATAGCCCGATCCACGGCCCGGCGGGCGTCCGGTTCTACACGCGGGCGAAGGTCGTCACGACGCGCTGGCCGCACTCCACCTCCGGTTTCCACTTCCCGACCTCAAGCTGA
- a CDS encoding Cgl0159 family (beta/alpha)8-fold protein, which translates to MSDTVRRIVTARVRDPGAVAVAAAIRVRAKSPFNDKGRAMIIAADHPARGANGVGSDPLAMADRGELLDRLGLALERPGVTGVLATPDIVDDLLLLGALDGKTVIGSMNRTGLAGSSFEIDDRFACYDAETIERMRFDGGKTLTRICLTDPATPSVLENTAKAVNDLADRKLIAMVEPFLADWVDGRLRTDLSPDAVIRSITIASALGRSSAYTWLKLPVVQDMERVLAASTLPVVLLGGEVKDPDAAFADWQRALALPTVQGLVVGRSLLYPHDGDVAKAVDTAVGLL; encoded by the coding sequence GCGGGTGCGCGATCCCGGGGCCGTCGCGGTGGCCGCCGCAATCCGCGTCCGGGCGAAGTCCCCCTTCAACGACAAGGGCCGGGCGATGATCATCGCCGCGGACCATCCGGCGCGCGGCGCGAACGGCGTCGGCTCCGACCCGCTCGCGATGGCCGACCGCGGCGAACTGCTCGACCGCCTCGGCCTGGCACTGGAACGCCCCGGCGTCACCGGTGTGCTGGCGACGCCGGACATCGTCGACGACCTGCTGCTCCTCGGCGCCCTCGACGGCAAGACCGTCATCGGCTCGATGAACCGCACCGGGCTCGCGGGATCGAGTTTCGAGATCGACGACCGGTTCGCCTGCTACGACGCCGAAACCATCGAGCGAATGCGGTTCGACGGCGGCAAGACGCTCACCAGGATCTGCCTGACCGACCCGGCGACGCCGAGCGTCCTCGAGAACACCGCGAAGGCGGTCAACGACCTCGCCGACCGGAAACTGATCGCGATGGTCGAGCCGTTCCTCGCGGACTGGGTCGACGGACGCCTCCGCACCGACCTCTCCCCGGACGCCGTGATCCGCTCGATCACCATCGCCTCCGCCCTCGGCCGCTCGTCGGCCTACACCTGGCTGAAACTCCCGGTGGTGCAGGACATGGAGCGCGTGCTGGCCGCCTCGACGTTGCCCGTCGTCCTGCTGGGCGGCGAGGTCAAGGATCCCGACGCCGCGTTCGCCGACTGGCAACGCGCGCTCGCGCTGCCGACCGTGCAAGGCCTCGTGGTCGGCCGGTCCCTGCTCTACCCGCACGACGGCGACGTCGCCAAGGCCGTCGACACGGCCGTCGGACTGCTGTGA